A window of the Henckelia pumila isolate YLH828 chromosome 3, ASM3356847v2, whole genome shotgun sequence genome harbors these coding sequences:
- the LOC140889190 gene encoding uncharacterized protein gives MERAWMDYPNGSLEYRVGVLHFLRYAFIDVDLEVKKPCPCCKCINSLNHDRETIYEHLMINGILRDYHVWIFHGEKRMIHSHESMSVKIPTSFEEVPKVTNHEPVVEEMLREALGIPEEILMSNENYVVGSTSHSVNDSNKEDFYPMLDDGKQSLYVGCTKFSKLTFLVELFKLKVSGKWSNNSFIMLLDFLRRVLPSDAQIPNSFYEVCKVCNLSRWKNLQKQSKKSCKGGKKRLLVKTPSKVFWYFSLKPRLQRLFMSSKTSESMQWHFKKWVVDGNLRHPADSQAWKEFDERHQKFASDPRNVRLGLAADGFNPFKNQSTSHSTWPIVLMAYNLPSWECMKPHSMILSTLIPGPRASGNNIDVYLRPLLSELKDLWENGISTYDACDKKMFQIRAALLWTVSDFPGLGCLSGWNTYAKNACPTCADNTDAFYLKHDKKWSFNYDRL, from the exons ATGGAGAGGGCATGGATGGACTACCCCAATGGTAGTCTTGAGTATCGGGTGGGAGTGCTACATTTTTTACGTTATGCATTTATTGACGTTGATCTTGAAGTCAAAAAACCATGTCCTTGTTGCAAATGCATAAATTCATTAAATCATGATCGTGAAACAATATATGAGCATTTGATGATAAATGGAATCTTACGAGACTATCatgtttggatttttcatgGAGAAAAACGCATGATACATTCTCATGAAAGTATGAGTGTCAAGATACCAACTTCATTTGAGGAGGTTCCTAAGGTGACTAATCATGAACCTGTGGTTGAAGAGATGTTACGGGAAGCACTTGGGATTCCGGAAGAAATATTAATGAGTAATGAGAATTATGTTGTTGGATCAACAAGTCATTCAGTAAATGATTCTAATAAAGAAGATTTTTATCCGATGCTAGATGATGGAAAACAATCGTTATATGTCGGATGTACCAAGTTTTCTAAATTGACGTTTCTTGTCGAGTTATTTAAGTTGAAAGTGAGCGGAAAATGGAGTAATAACTCATTCATTATGTTGTTGGACTTTCTTCGCCGAGTGCTTCCATCTGATGCACAAATACCTAATTCTTTTTATGAG GTTTGCAAAGTGTGTAATCTCTCGAGATGGAAGAATTTGCAAAAACAGTCGAAGAAGTCATGTAAAGGTGGGAAAAAACGTCTTTTGGTGAAGACTCCATCCAaggtattttggtatttttcatTAAAACCAAGATTACAAAGATTATTCATGTCATCCAAGACTTCTGAGAGCATGCAATGGCATTTTAAAAAATGGGTTGTGGATGGAAATTTGAGGCATCCGGCTGACTCACAAGCTTGGAAGGAATTTGATGAACGACACCAAAAATTTGCATCTGATCCTAGGAATGTACGGTTGGGGCTCGCTGCTGATGGCTTTAATCCTTTTAAAAATCAAAGTACTTCACATAGTACTTGGCCTATTGTCTTGATGGCTTATAATTTGCCATCATGGGAATGTATGAAACCTCATTCGATGATTTTATCCACCCTAATTCCAGGTCCAAGAGCATCTGGGAATAATATTGATGTTTATTTACGTCCTTTACTGTCTGAGCTAAAGGACTTGTGGGAAAATGGGATATCAACATATGATGCTTGCGATAAAAAAATGTTTCAAATACGGGCTGCATTGCTTTGGACCGTCAGTGACTTTCCTGGTTTGGGATGTTTATCTGGGTGGAATACATATGCAAAGAATGCATGCCCAACATGTGCTGATAATACAGATGCATTTTACTTGAAGCATGACAAAAAATGGTCATTCAACTACGAT AGATTGTAG
- the LOC140889189 gene encoding uncharacterized protein: MAVGNEKTVRACGVCAKVGHATDMCPTIQEGSTEQINAAGGFPGPPQQKYDPYSNTYNPGWKDHPNFRYGNPPVHQPHNQAYRAPYHPPTLHPQIPEPGEFLEKIVKDLSTNTLNFQQETRASIQQLNTQIEQLATAVKRLEALNSSSLPSETVVNLKDNVSAITLRSGKELRVSEEVVKEPVKNEHEEKSEVDEEEIVQKEAPRGKFSPLSEYKLIPTFPLALKESRKDEGIKGLYEIFRRCEVNIPLLDAIKRVPRYAKFLKELCTVKRKHTLKGCHKVELGEWVSAVIQRKVHTKCKDPEMFLIPCKIVDVQLDTAMLDLGASINVMSYSVYVSLNLGPLNKTEIVIQMANRSTIYPRGLLEDVW, from the coding sequence atggctgtagggaatgaaAAAACTGTAAGAGCATGTGGAGTTTGTGCTAAAGTgggacatgcaactgacatgtgtcccactaTTCAAGAGGGATCAACTGAGCAAATCAATGCAGCAGGAGGATTTCCCGGACCACCACAACAGAAGTATGATCcgtattccaacacatacaatccaggttggaaggatcatcccaatttCAGATACGGAAACCCTCCAGTACACCAACCGCATAATCAAGCTTACAGAGCACCGTATCATCCTCCAACACTGCATCCTCAAATTCCAGAGCCTGGTGAGTTTTTAGAAAAAATTGTTAAGGATCTTTCTACTaatactttaaattttcaacAGGAGacaagagcaagtatccaacagTTGAACACTCAAATAGAGCAGTTGGCAACCGCAGTTAAAAGGTTGGAGGCACTAAATTCTAGCAGTTTGCCATCAGAGACAGTGGTGAATCTGAAGGACAATGTTAGTGCAATCACCTTGAGAAGTGGAAAGGAGTTGAGGGTTAGTGAAGAAGTAGTGAAAGAACCAGTAAAGAATGAACATGAGGAGAAATCCGAGGTAGATGAGGAAGAGATAGTTCAAAAAGAAgcaccaagaggtaagttttctCCTCTCTCTGAGTATAAACTCATACCCActtttcccttagcattgaAAGAGTCTAGGAAGGATGAAGGAATCAAGGGATTGTATGAAATTTTTCGTAGATGCGAGGTAAATATTCCTTTGTTAGATGCTATCAAACGAGTACCTcgttatgctaaatttttgaaagagttgTGTACTGTGAAAAGAAAACACACACTGAAGGGGTGTCATaaagttgaattgggagaaTGGGTTTCTGCTGTAATTCAAAGAAAGGTACacacaaaatgcaaggatccagaaATGTTTTTGATTCCTTGTAAAATAGTAGATGTTCAGCTTGATACGGCCATgttagatttaggagcatcgattaatgtCATGTCATACTCTGTTTATGTTTCCTTAAACTTAGGGCCTTTAAATAAAACTGAAATTGTTATCCAGATGGCTAATAGATCTACTATTTATCCAAGGGGTCTGTTAGAAGATGTTTGGTAG